Proteins from a genomic interval of Endomicrobiales bacterium:
- the msbA gene encoding lipid A export permease/ATP-binding protein MsbA, protein MIIKQIKSTIETMKQFVSSLAPFKRLLVYLKPYKSRFLTALLCMMVFSALNGATMWLVKLVVDKIFVGHNLQMLYMIVLAIPAIFLLKGIAMYGQNYLMFYITQNVMLKIRNNLFSRIVYLSHEFYSRNSSAKLMSRLTNDVSVLQNALFQVPPSIIRDGLTVIVMIGVLFYLNWQFAIIAVIIFPIAAIPLSQFAKKMRSASRDSQKQVAEIYGVLQEALTGIGVIKAFTNEKYEKERYAAENEKYYHMQQRFIRVDARSSPIMEFLGALGVAFIIWYGANDVIKGVWTAGSFFAFMTAAFSVYQPLKNFAQSNSLIQQAISGAERIFDLLDQKPTIIDADNAVELDGFKSQIKYSGVSFSYPEKESTIEDFNLEIKYGEAIALVGPSGSGKTTIASLLLRFYDPSKGEISIDGKNIKNITLKSLRAQIGIVTQDVFLFNDTVRHNIAYGKLSATQDEVVSAAKAANAHTFIENLPNGYDTIIGERGMRLSGGERQRLSIARAVLKNPPILVLDEATSALDAESEKLVQDALERLMQNRTVIIIAHRLSTVIKSDRIIVLDKGKIIESGAHSELLAKDGIYTKLHNLQLL, encoded by the coding sequence ATGATTATAAAACAGATAAAATCTACTATTGAAACAATGAAGCAATTTGTTTCGTCATTAGCGCCATTTAAGCGTTTATTAGTTTATTTAAAACCATATAAGTCACGCTTTTTGACTGCCCTGCTTTGCATGATGGTTTTTTCTGCTCTAAATGGTGCTACTATGTGGCTTGTCAAATTGGTTGTAGATAAGATATTTGTCGGCCATAATTTACAAATGCTTTATATGATAGTTCTTGCAATACCCGCCATTTTCTTACTTAAAGGCATTGCAATGTATGGGCAAAATTATCTTATGTTTTATATAACCCAAAATGTAATGCTGAAAATAAGAAATAATTTATTTAGCCGAATAGTTTATTTGTCGCACGAATTTTATTCAAGAAACTCGTCCGCAAAGTTAATGTCGCGCCTTACAAACGATGTTAGTGTGTTGCAAAATGCTCTTTTTCAGGTTCCGCCAAGCATAATTAGAGACGGGCTCACAGTTATTGTAATGATTGGAGTGCTTTTTTATTTAAACTGGCAGTTTGCAATTATTGCCGTAATTATATTCCCTATTGCCGCAATACCACTTTCACAATTTGCAAAAAAAATGCGCAGCGCTTCGCGTGATAGTCAAAAACAAGTCGCGGAAATTTACGGCGTGCTTCAAGAAGCGTTAACGGGCATAGGCGTTATTAAAGCTTTTACCAATGAAAAATATGAAAAAGAACGCTACGCTGCTGAAAATGAAAAATATTACCATATGCAGCAGCGCTTTATTCGTGTAGATGCGCGCTCAAGCCCAATTATGGAGTTTCTCGGCGCCCTTGGAGTGGCGTTTATTATATGGTATGGCGCAAATGATGTAATAAAAGGTGTTTGGACTGCCGGTTCATTTTTTGCGTTTATGACGGCAGCTTTTTCTGTTTACCAGCCGCTTAAAAACTTTGCCCAATCAAACTCGCTAATTCAACAGGCCATTTCAGGTGCCGAAAGAATATTTGACCTGCTTGACCAAAAGCCGACCATAATAGACGCTGATAATGCCGTTGAACTTGACGGTTTTAAATCACAAATTAAGTACAGCGGGGTTTCTTTCTCTTACCCGGAAAAAGAGAGTACAATTGAAGATTTTAATTTAGAAATTAAATACGGAGAGGCAATCGCTCTTGTAGGCCCGTCGGGTTCTGGTAAAACTACAATTGCCAGCTTGTTGCTGCGTTTTTACGACCCATCAAAAGGCGAAATATCCATTGACGGCAAAAACATAAAAAACATCACGCTTAAGTCGCTTCGTGCGCAAATAGGGATAGTTACACAAGATGTGTTTTTATTTAACGACACCGTAAGGCACAACATTGCTTATGGCAAGCTTAGCGCAACTCAAGACGAGGTTGTTTCTGCCGCAAAAGCCGCCAATGCGCATACATTTATAGAAAACCTTCCTAATGGCTACGATACAATAATTGGTGAACGAGGTATGCGCCTTTCTGGCGGTGAGCGTCAAAGGTTGTCAATTGCCAGGGCTGTATTAAAAAATCCGCCTATTTTAGTGTTAGATGAGGCAACCAGCGCGTTAGACGCCGAATCGGAAAAGCTTGTGCAAGATGCTCTTGAACGCCTAATGCAAAATAGAACGGTAATAATAATTGCGCATCGTTTATCAACCGTTATAAAATCAGACAGAATTATTGTGCTTGATAAGGGCAAAATAATTGAAAGCGGCGCCCATAGTGAACTTTTGGCAAAAGACGGTATATACACAAAATTACACAACTTACAACTCCTTTAA